Within the Mus caroli chromosome 10, CAROLI_EIJ_v1.1, whole genome shotgun sequence genome, the region CaggtttattcttgtttttttgttttttttgttttttttttttgagatggggtctcaagTCGTAGCTCATTCTGGCCTTGAAGTTTGAATGACCAAGGGATCCTCCCGtttcagtctcccaaatgctataccactgattttgttttttggttggatTGAGACAAGGTGGtgttgtgtagcccaggatggcctgtAACCTTCAGCcatcctgccttcacctccataGTGCTGGGAACGACTGGCCTCACCATCATGCCTAGACTTCTTTGTAGcctgggaactgagcctgagtTCGTGACAGATGCTCTACCATAGATTTGCGTGCATTTCTATTCGCCATTTTGAACTATAGTCTCACTAGCACTGGGTATACAGCttagctggtagagtgcttgcctagtaggCACAAAATCCTGGGTCTGGTGCCAGAAATGCATAAACGAGATGCACTTGTGCACACCGGTGGTGCCAGCATTTGTGGAGACAGGATGACCTGcagttatcctcagctacatatggagttccaggccagcctgggctacataagaccctgatTCCAAagagataggtgtgtgtgtgtggtgtctcacTAAACTGTCCAGAGTGgctttgaatttttgatcctcttgtgccaggtgtggtgtcaTGAACTTTTagtctctggaggctgaggcaggcagatctctgaatttgaggccagcctggtgtacagatagagttccagggcagccagggctacacagagaaaccctgttgagaggagagagagagagagagagagagagaNNNNNNNNNNNGCTCTACCAAGAAGGTTATTAATAATAAGAAAATCAGATTCAGGTAAAGTAATGACTCAAATTTAAGGTttatggggagggagggagggagagagagagagacagagagagagagagagagagagagagagagagagagagagagagagagagagaatatgaaagtgctgggattacatctGTGTGCCACCAGCTGGCCTTTGTTTTAATTGCTTCTTTGTATACAGTCCCTTCCCTTCAGATTCAGTAAGCAACTCAAGGCAGAAGGAGCTGCGGAGAAAAGGACAAAGTTCAGGTTAGGAGCGTAAGGCCGGTCGGTCCTATCTGAGCTTTTTACAACAGTTCCTTCTGTGAACCACCAGCGGCACACGGGAGAAAGGTATTTCTAGCTCTCGCCTTTACCTGGTTTTGCCATCTCTGATGAAAAGAGGAATAAGACCGGAAGTCCATGCTATTGCCTCGCCGGCCTTAGTGTCCTTTCTCACATCTCCATTAACCACTGGCTAATCCAGGAGCAAGGGAGCTCTAAGGCTTTGTTAATCTTTTCCCAGGACGGCCCAGGCTCTGACGTGTTATAATTGACGCATGGAAACGGGGTTCTAGACAAGGGCTTCCTCCAAGGGTTTTCTCAGCTCAGGAGTTCTAGAAAATGGAGAAGTTGGGGCCATAAAACCCTAGTCCAGAATGTTGGGAGACTTCTAGGACGGGAAGCTAGGGGCTTTCTGGAAGTGTTTATTCTGACTTCACCCAGTGCCACTCAACCCACACCTTCTGCGGGTGGCTCGGGAATGGGGCGGGGGGCAGGGCCTTGAACAAGGACGGAGAGGGAGCTGCGTGGTGGGTTCTCGGTGGGTTGAGGTCTGCAGATGACCGTTTTGATACTTTGGCTCAGTTCTGTCTTTGGGCAACTCTGGGCCGCCGTGCGTCCTCTGGGCTCTGACTCGCCTACTCCTGAACCAGAGAGAACCAGACGGCGCCTGGGTTGCAGAGGGCTCCAGGAACCCTGAGGTCCGGCTCCTGGCTCGAGCCTTCCGGGCAGCGGCCACGTGGCCTTGTCCTGGCGGGGGGCTCACCTCCCCCTGCTAGCCTGGTGACTCAGGCCGCAGCTGTTCCCGCGTCAcatgagagagggaaggagggagggaggaaggcggCCACCctgcgggggaggggggcagccGGAGCCGGGGCGGGGCCGTGCAGCAGGCGGGGCGCGGGCAGGGGGCACGGGAGACGGCGGCTGAGCCGCGGCAGGAGAGTACTGAGAAGCGTCGGGGAGCGCAGGTGAGGCCCGGGCTGACGTGGGCCCGGGGACCCGGGGGACGCCCGTGGGGGCAACTTTGCCTCGAAGTTCGCGGGGCGCCATCCGCGCCGCACCCGAGGGGAGGCTCGCGCCCGGGGGCTGGCGAGGGTCCCGGGTCGCGGCCTGTCGGGATCGGGATTCGGCGCTGTGCAGCGGCGGGCGGAGATCTACCTGGAGTCCGGCCGCGCCCTCCGTGCGTCCCGGGATCCCGAGGCCCCGCTGCGTGGCGCGCCCCAGTCCGGCCGGGGAGCGGGGAGGGCTGGGAGACGTGGATCTGACCGCGGGTTTCTGGGTGGGAGGGCAGCGATGGGGGCCGCGCAGGGAAGGCTGCGAAGGCCGGCGGGGAGCTGCGGATGTGGCGGCCCCTCGGCCTGCTCTACCTGCTCTAATCCTTGGCGTTCTCCGCGGCCCCAGGCCCAACAGCCATGGCGGtggaaggaggaatgaagtgtGTCAAGTTTTTGCTCTACGTTCTCCTGCTGGCCTTCTGCGTGAGTAGTGCGGGGAGAGCGTCGGGGCGTCCGGGCGGGGTGCGGCGCgcggggagggtgggggagtctTGGGGCGGGAGCCGTGAAGGGTGATGGACCCAGAGATGAAGGCAGCTGGAGGCCAGATGTGGAAAGAAAGCCCGGGGAAAAGGGCCAAAGGCAGAACGTGTCCGCGCTaccccccttccccatcccccacgcGCGGCTTTCCGGGACCTCTGAAGAAAGTTTGGACCGAGAATTGACATCCTAGACAGGGAGCATCCCCAACCAACCCCCTCCTGGTCCTTCCTGTCTGGTGACCCAACCATTGGTGATACGGGGTGGTGGGGCAACCTGCCAACGGTCTGATGGTATCGCCAAGGGGCTGCCTCCACTCCTCACACTGTTGATTCCTCTCCATTCTCTTAGCCCTCTCATTTACTTGGGGGAAGGAAAGGCTCTGCCGTCCTTCATTTGCTCCTCCCTGTGTGTTCTGAAAGGGGCCACTcttaccccctcctcctccctggccTAGCTGTCCCTAGGACCTGAGTCACTGGAGTGAGGGGGTAGTTCTGGGAGAGACTCTAGCTGGGAGTCCACAGATAGTAACGCATATCCTGTGCTGAAGCGCTGTTTAAAGGCAGGCATGACACCTCCCGGTTCCCTTCTCCTTGTGTGCCTTAAACAACTTCCCAGCCTTCATTGTGGGGCAAGGATGGGCAGACCTTGTCTACAGCCAGTGTTTCCTGGAGGTGTAGGAATCTGTCTTCTGGGTGGGGGGTCGGGTGTGAGGGCTACTGGACTGAGGATCTGACCTAACCCTCGCCTTTTCCCTCAGGCCTGTGCAGTGGGATTGATCGCCATTGGTGTAGCAGTTCAGGTTGTCTTGAAGCAGGCCATTACCCATGAGACTACTGCTGGCTCGCTGTTGCCTGTGGTCATCATTGCAGTGGGTGCCTTCCTCTTCCTGGTGGCCTTTGTGGGCTGCTGTGGGGCCTGCAAGGAGAACTACTGTCTCATGATTACAGTGAGTGGGGTGTGGGAGCTCTTGGGGGCTACCGGAAGGCTTTTCTGTGGTgaaggtgggtggatggagaacACCAGGAAAGTCTCAGTAATTGACTGGGTCAGAGCAAGCCCTTTAAATCCAGACTTCAAACCCAACTCCTGTCCTCCCACAGTttgccatcttcctgtctcttatCATGCTTGTGGAGGTGGCTGTGGCCATTGCTGGCTATGTGTTTAGAGACCAGGTAAGCAGGGAACTGGGGGGGACCCATCTCAGGTTGCTCTGGGAATCTGGGGCCTGAAGTCTGTTCTCTACAACACCCACTTCTCTGCTCTTAGGTGAAGTCAGAGTTTAATAAAAGCTTCCAGCAGCAGATGCAGAATTACCTTAAAGACAACAAAACAGCCACTATTTTGGACAAATTGCAGAAAGAAGTGAGTGGGATGGCCGGGAAGAGGGTTAGCCGGGATAGAAGATTCTCAGCTCTGAATTAAAGTGGAGGTTTCCCTCCCATCCCTCTTTCTAGAATAACTGCTGTGGAGCTTCTAACTACACAGACTGGGAAAACATCCCAGGCATGGCCAAGGACAGAGTCCCCGATTCTTGCTGCATCAACATAACTGTGGGCTGTGGGAATGATTTCAAGGAATCCACTATCCATACCCAGGtagggagaaggagacaggagatgCTTACGGAATCAGAGTTGGGGGATGAGATCTGGGGATAGGGGTTGGGAGaaagggacaggaggagggaggtagAAGTTTC harbors:
- the Cd63 gene encoding CD63 antigen, which codes for MAVEGGMKCVKFLLYVLLLAFCACAVGLIAIGVAVQVVLKQAITHETTAGSLLPVVIIAVGAFLFLVAFVGCCGACKENYCLMITFAIFLSLIMLVEVAVAIAGYVFRDQVKSEFNKSFQQQMQNYLKDNKTATILDKLQKENNCCGASNYTDWENIPGMAKDRVPDSCCINITVGCGNDFKESTIHTQGCVETIAIWLRKNILLVAAAALGIAFVEVLGIIFSCCLVKSIRSGYEVM